In one window of Chryseobacterium phocaeense DNA:
- a CDS encoding pirin family protein — MDRKDFLKKGLLGTGMFVASASLGNTMKNEIDEIEPLEPIGYNHLPNPDSKVKDNSVIHKADSRGKADHGWLLSHHTFSFANYHNPERMHFGVLRVLNDDKVEAGRGFGTHPHDNMEIISIPLEGDLEHQDSMGNTAIIRSGDIQVMSAGTGIMHSEFNKNKDSLVKFLQIWVYPRKRNVAPRYDQITLDKTKSKNKFQQILSPNADDEGVWIHQDAWFHLGNFDNAVETQYQIKKKGNGVYAFILKGTVEIEGQKLEERDGFGIWDIEELNMKAMADGTEILLMDVPMTM; from the coding sequence ATGGACCGGAAAGATTTTTTAAAGAAAGGTTTATTGGGAACAGGGATGTTTGTAGCCTCCGCGTCATTGGGGAATACCATGAAAAATGAGATCGATGAAATTGAGCCGCTGGAACCGATCGGATACAATCATTTACCCAATCCTGATTCTAAAGTTAAAGACAATTCAGTTATTCATAAAGCGGATTCCAGAGGAAAGGCAGACCACGGCTGGCTGCTGAGCCACCATACGTTCAGCTTTGCGAATTATCACAATCCGGAAAGAATGCATTTCGGTGTACTGAGAGTCCTCAATGATGATAAAGTGGAAGCTGGAAGAGGATTCGGGACCCATCCCCATGATAATATGGAAATCATCAGCATCCCTTTGGAAGGCGATCTGGAACACCAGGACAGCATGGGAAATACAGCCATCATCAGAAGCGGAGATATCCAGGTGATGAGTGCGGGAACAGGTATCATGCACAGTGAATTCAATAAAAACAAAGACAGCCTGGTGAAGTTTCTTCAGATCTGGGTCTATCCTAGAAAGAGAAATGTTGCTCCAAGATATGATCAGATCACGTTAGACAAAACAAAAAGCAAAAATAAATTCCAGCAAATTCTTTCTCCCAACGCAGATGATGAGGGAGTCTGGATTCATCAGGATGCCTGGTTCCATCTCGGAAACTTTGACAATGCTGTAGAAACTCAGTATCAAATCAAGAAAAAAGGAAATGGCGTGTATGCGTTTATTTTAAAGGGAACAGTAGAAATTGAAGGCCAGAAACTGGAAGAACGGGATGGTTTTGGAATCTGGGATATTGAAGAACTGAATATGAAAGCAATGGCGGATGGTACAGAAATCCTGCTGATGGACGTTCCGATGACGATGTAA
- a CDS encoding phage holin family protein, translating into MNLIIRLLITAIVAYLLTKVLPGVHFEGFSSAIIFAIVLGILNIFVKPILGLLGLPLTIITLGLFALVINAVIILIADYFIDSMVVDGFWWALIFSVLLSFVTSLASSMFSDGD; encoded by the coding sequence ATGAACTTAATTATCAGGCTGTTGATTACAGCAATTGTTGCCTACCTTCTGACAAAGGTGCTTCCGGGTGTACATTTCGAGGGTTTTTCTTCAGCGATTATCTTCGCTATCGTGCTGGGAATCCTGAATATATTTGTAAAACCTATTCTGGGACTTTTGGGACTGCCACTTACGATTATTACATTAGGATTGTTTGCTTTGGTGATTAACGCGGTAATTATTCTTATCGCTGATTATTTTATAGACAGTATGGTGGTAGACGGTTTCTGGTGGGCACTGATCTTTAGTGTACTGCTGTCGTTTGTGACCTCGCTGGCCAGTTCCATGTTTTCAGATGGAGACTAA
- a CDS encoding type IA DNA topoisomerase gives MKLCIAEKPSVARDIAKVLGANVPKQGYMEGNGYCVTWTFGHLCTLKEPHDYGPQYKSWNLFLLPIIPQSFGIKLIPNKGVENQFKVIEKLVEECDEVINCGDAGQEGELIQRWVLQKAKCNKPIQRLWISSLTEEAIKEGFAKLKPAEDYKNLYLAGNARAIGDWLLGINATRLFTKKFGGNKAVLSIGRVQTPTLAMLVQRQKEIDAFTTEEYWELKTKYRDVIFNAAIDRLKTLERAEKGLEYLKLNPFEIVSFEIKEGKEKNPRLFDLTGLQVEANKKYGFSADNTLSYIQSLYEKKHVTYPRVDTTYLSESLYPKIEGILQRMNFYQELVAPLLQEPIPKSKAVFDDAKVTDHHAIIPTEVPPSQNLSREEKLIYDLVAKRFIAVFYPECKISNTLVEGKVGTIPFKTSGRQILEPGWRAVYAKEPKEEAADKEKEKEEEQTIPEFTVGESGPHDPMIHQGKTSPPKPYTEATLLRAMETAGKQVDDEELREMLKNNGIGRPSTRANIIETLFKRKYIEKKRKNLIATQTGIQLIDTIEDELLKSPELTGEWELKLRKIESGEYEANQFKEELIQMVTELTKKVVDGKGKVIMLQEEEKVEEKKKREPAQKKELQSWEETKCPKCKEHHLIKGKAAVGCSDFKNCGFKITFEIFGKKLSDKQLLDLVLKGKTSKLKGFSTHSDSLTEGVLTITEDFQVLLS, from the coding sequence ATGAAACTTTGTATTGCCGAAAAACCCAGTGTTGCCAGAGATATCGCCAAAGTATTGGGTGCTAATGTGCCTAAACAGGGTTATATGGAAGGAAACGGCTATTGCGTGACATGGACTTTCGGGCATCTTTGCACGTTGAAGGAACCGCATGACTATGGTCCTCAATATAAATCCTGGAACCTGTTCCTGTTACCTATTATTCCTCAGAGTTTTGGAATTAAGCTGATTCCAAACAAAGGCGTTGAAAATCAGTTTAAAGTCATAGAAAAGCTAGTGGAGGAGTGTGATGAGGTGATTAATTGCGGGGATGCCGGGCAGGAAGGGGAACTCATTCAGAGATGGGTATTGCAGAAAGCGAAATGCAACAAGCCGATTCAGCGTCTGTGGATTTCGTCCCTTACGGAAGAAGCCATCAAAGAAGGTTTTGCAAAATTAAAACCTGCGGAAGATTACAAAAATCTCTACCTGGCAGGAAATGCAAGAGCGATCGGGGACTGGCTGTTGGGAATCAATGCAACCAGGTTATTCACGAAAAAATTTGGTGGAAACAAAGCCGTTCTCTCCATCGGAAGGGTGCAAACCCCGACTTTAGCAATGCTGGTTCAGCGCCAGAAAGAAATCGACGCCTTTACAACAGAAGAATATTGGGAACTCAAAACAAAATATCGGGATGTGATTTTCAATGCGGCCATCGATCGTTTAAAAACACTTGAACGAGCGGAGAAAGGGCTGGAATATCTTAAGCTGAATCCTTTTGAGATCGTTTCTTTTGAAATCAAAGAAGGAAAAGAAAAAAATCCCAGACTTTTCGATTTAACGGGACTTCAGGTTGAAGCCAATAAAAAATATGGCTTTTCTGCAGACAACACACTGAGTTATATCCAAAGCCTGTACGAGAAAAAGCATGTGACCTATCCCCGTGTAGATACCACCTATCTATCCGAAAGTTTATACCCGAAAATAGAAGGGATTCTTCAGAGAATGAATTTCTATCAGGAATTGGTAGCACCCTTGCTGCAGGAACCTATTCCAAAATCCAAGGCTGTTTTTGATGATGCAAAAGTAACGGATCACCATGCAATTATTCCTACCGAGGTTCCGCCGTCACAGAACTTAAGCAGGGAAGAAAAGCTGATTTATGATCTCGTAGCGAAACGTTTCATTGCGGTGTTTTATCCGGAATGCAAAATTTCCAATACCCTGGTTGAAGGAAAAGTAGGAACTATTCCGTTTAAAACGAGTGGAAGACAGATTCTGGAACCGGGATGGAGAGCCGTTTATGCAAAAGAGCCAAAGGAGGAAGCAGCAGATAAAGAAAAAGAAAAGGAAGAAGAGCAGACCATTCCTGAATTTACCGTGGGAGAAAGCGGTCCGCACGATCCTATGATCCATCAGGGGAAAACATCGCCACCAAAACCGTATACGGAAGCAACCCTGCTGAGAGCAATGGAAACCGCTGGAAAACAGGTGGATGATGAAGAGCTGCGTGAAATGTTGAAAAACAACGGAATCGGAAGGCCATCTACCCGGGCCAACATCATTGAAACCCTTTTCAAGCGGAAATATATTGAGAAGAAAAGAAAGAATCTGATTGCCACCCAAACCGGGATCCAGCTTATTGATACCATTGAAGACGAACTGCTGAAAAGCCCGGAACTCACGGGAGAATGGGAACTGAAGCTCCGTAAAATTGAAAGCGGGGAATACGAAGCCAACCAGTTTAAAGAAGAGCTGATCCAGATGGTAACCGAACTCACCAAAAAAGTGGTTGACGGCAAGGGAAAAGTAATTATGCTGCAGGAAGAGGAAAAAGTGGAGGAGAAGAAAAAAAGAGAACCTGCACAGAAAAAAGAACTTCAGTCCTGGGAGGAAACGAAATGCCCGAAATGTAAGGAACACCATCTGATCAAAGGAAAAGCAGCGGTAGGATGCTCAGATTTCAAGAATTGCGGATTTAAAATCACCTTTGAAATATTTGGAAAAAAACTTTCCGATAAGCAACTTTTAGACCTTGTATTAAAAGGGAAAACCTCAAAGCTGAAAGGATTCAGTACACACTCTGATAGTTTGACAGAAGGAGTTTTAACCATCACAGAGGATTTTCAGGTACTGCTTTCCTGA
- a CDS encoding DNA-deoxyinosine glycosylase: MQKRISSFPPIIDNQSEILILGSIPGVKSLEKQQYYAHPQNKFWTIIFHLFNEDLTDDYARRLNILKENHIAVWDVIDSCERKGSLDSEIKNEEANRIAELLDEHPNIKAIFCNGGKSYKNLQKLLGKNYRLPIFQLPSTSPLHTVSFETKLEEWKKIQEFLT, translated from the coding sequence ATGCAAAAAAGAATCTCCTCCTTTCCTCCAATCATTGATAACCAATCTGAAATTCTGATTTTAGGTTCTATCCCAGGGGTAAAATCTTTGGAGAAACAGCAGTATTATGCCCATCCGCAAAACAAATTCTGGACGATTATTTTTCACTTATTCAACGAAGACTTAACTGATGATTATGCCAGGCGGCTTAATATTCTAAAGGAAAACCACATCGCTGTCTGGGACGTCATTGATTCCTGCGAAAGGAAAGGAAGTCTTGATTCGGAAATTAAGAACGAAGAAGCCAACCGGATCGCTGAACTTCTGGATGAGCATCCCAATATCAAGGCCATCTTCTGCAATGGAGGAAAATCCTACAAAAACCTTCAGAAGCTTTTAGGAAAAAACTACAGGTTGCCCATATTTCAGCTGCCTTCCACAAGTCCTCTTCATACAGTTTCATTTGAAACAAAATTAGAAGAATGGAAAAAGATTCAGGAATTCCTGACATGA
- a CDS encoding DUF2652 domain-containing protein gives MKNTNIHAGIILIPDFSGFTEFVFNTKLYTGEYIVRQLLSTLIDINDEYFEISEIEGDAILFYRYDDQPSYQNISTILWKMRNAFNRKIKELRKELSISIDMSLKFIVHYGKFSQYKIGNFKKLYGQTIVEAHQMLKNGFAEQPSYALFSNSFLENSMNRGTDFTSHKYDLPEVGTIHYFENVN, from the coding sequence ATGAAGAATACAAATATACATGCGGGTATCATTCTTATTCCTGATTTCAGCGGGTTTACAGAATTTGTGTTCAATACAAAACTTTATACAGGAGAATATATTGTAAGACAACTACTATCTACACTGATCGATATAAACGATGAGTATTTTGAAATCTCAGAAATTGAAGGCGATGCCATTTTATTTTACAGATATGATGACCAGCCGTCTTACCAGAACATTTCAACAATACTCTGGAAAATGCGGAACGCCTTTAACCGGAAAATCAAAGAGCTGAGGAAGGAGCTCAGCATTTCCATAGACATGTCCCTGAAATTCATTGTCCATTATGGAAAATTTTCCCAATACAAGATCGGAAACTTTAAGAAACTTTACGGTCAGACGATTGTGGAAGCCCATCAGATGCTTAAGAATGGTTTTGCAGAACAGCCGTCTTATGCGCTGTTCAGCAATTCATTTCTGGAAAACAGCATGAACCGGGGAACGGACTTTACCAGCCATAAATATGATCTGCCGGAAGTTGGTACGATCCATTATTTTGAAAACGTCAACTAG
- a CDS encoding sugar phosphate nucleotidyltransferase, whose product MNSKKTLLILAGGLGSRYKGLKQIDGILDNGSPILEYSVYDALEAGFSKIVIIVNRLIPQSYIERLNAIAKDAHFELHWVYQEVNSFLEGNYDFSQREKPWGTGHAVLCAKNVVKEPFVMINADDFYGKEAYQLAAEEIDRHISGSQFGMAGYPVGSTLSGNGQVARGICTLDDENYLIRIVEQTSIRQEGDSVVYTENGKDTEMEPNALVSMNFFIFHPNIFEYLELYFNDFIQSDPEPSEEFYIPSAVQRMIDKKKIKVLVKASPSQWMGVTYANDKSSIKDFLTTEIKKNRYPEDLWN is encoded by the coding sequence ATGAATTCTAAAAAAACACTGCTTATACTGGCCGGAGGTCTGGGAAGCCGCTATAAAGGATTAAAACAGATAGACGGCATACTGGATAACGGTTCGCCGATCCTGGAATATTCGGTGTATGATGCACTGGAAGCGGGTTTCAGCAAGATCGTAATTATCGTAAACAGGCTTATTCCTCAAAGCTATATTGAAAGATTAAATGCTATAGCTAAGGACGCTCATTTTGAACTTCACTGGGTGTATCAGGAAGTTAACAGCTTCCTTGAAGGAAATTATGATTTTTCACAAAGGGAAAAACCCTGGGGCACCGGACATGCGGTTCTTTGTGCAAAAAACGTGGTAAAAGAACCTTTTGTTATGATCAATGCCGATGATTTTTACGGAAAGGAAGCTTATCAGCTGGCGGCAGAAGAAATTGATCGTCATATCTCTGGCTCACAATTTGGGATGGCGGGTTATCCAGTAGGCTCTACCCTAAGCGGAAATGGTCAGGTGGCAAGGGGAATCTGTACGCTGGATGATGAAAATTATCTGATCAGGATCGTGGAACAAACTTCTATCCGGCAGGAAGGAGATTCAGTTGTATATACTGAAAACGGAAAAGACACAGAGATGGAGCCAAACGCGTTGGTTTCTATGAACTTTTTTATCTTTCATCCGAACATTTTTGAGTATCTCGAACTCTATTTTAATGATTTTATACAATCAGATCCGGAGCCATCGGAGGAATTTTATATCCCGTCTGCTGTACAGAGAATGATTGACAAAAAAAAGATAAAGGTACTGGTAAAAGCCTCTCCTTCCCAATGGATGGGCGTTACCTATGCCAATGACAAAAGCAGTATTAAAGATTTTCTGACCACAGAAATCAAAAAAAACAGATATCCCGAAGATCTATGGAATTAA
- a CDS encoding PaaI family thioesterase → MTPEKKKLITDSFERSETLKFYNAELLEVETGFVSIKIPKMEMMTRKAGMFNGAMIASLVDVSSGYASVSHYKDDCYVVTVELKVNYLRPAYGDALVSKSYVIKGGTQIIVVRTEIYVVDENNGSESHVATSLVTMMRIK, encoded by the coding sequence ATGACTCCAGAAAAAAAGAAGCTCATCACGGATAGTTTCGAACGCTCAGAAACCTTAAAATTTTACAACGCTGAATTATTAGAAGTAGAAACCGGTTTTGTATCCATTAAAATTCCCAAAATGGAAATGATGACCCGTAAAGCGGGCATGTTCAACGGCGCAATGATCGCCTCACTGGTGGATGTTTCTTCAGGCTATGCTTCCGTAAGTCACTATAAAGATGATTGCTACGTGGTCACCGTTGAGTTGAAGGTTAATTACCTGCGTCCTGCTTACGGAGATGCTTTAGTATCGAAGTCATATGTCATAAAGGGCGGAACACAGATCATTGTGGTAAGAACAGAGATTTATGTAGTTGATGAGAATAACGGTTCCGAAAGTCATGTTGCGACCTCACTCGTAACCATGATGAGGATAAAGTAA
- a CDS encoding phosphotransferase enzyme family protein — protein MELKQIVSGFTGTENCSISPVTDGLINATYLVEDHDSQEKFILQKINGQVFPFPEVITHNHLLINSMLEQGDYPLQLVKPKENRSGNFIVKDEEGGSWRMLGYIADARTLFKIPDIKTAYESAKAVGCFLNTINPEDLPDIQTPIPDFINFEKRILDYHTALQNADEYLVKNAAPEIEMMNELLSLPEKWIEMEKQGILPKRIIHGDPNVRNILFDATSKPMAVIDLDTVTISTILYDFGDMARSYTNTLDEDNGYADDNFNPHIYRTIKDGFLLYLRQKLTYEELENLDYAAQTVIYIQAVRFLTDYLNGSTYYATKHPEHNLDRTRNQLELLKSLRTYLRITE, from the coding sequence ATGGAATTAAAACAAATCGTTAGCGGATTTACCGGAACCGAAAACTGCAGCATCAGTCCTGTTACAGACGGGCTTATTAATGCGACCTACCTGGTGGAAGATCATGATTCTCAGGAGAAATTTATTCTTCAAAAAATCAACGGTCAGGTTTTTCCGTTTCCTGAGGTTATCACCCATAACCATCTTTTAATCAACAGCATGCTGGAACAAGGAGATTATCCCCTGCAGCTGGTAAAACCAAAAGAAAACAGATCCGGAAACTTTATTGTAAAAGACGAAGAAGGCGGATCATGGAGGATGCTTGGCTATATAGCAGATGCCAGAACTTTATTTAAAATTCCTGATATAAAAACAGCCTATGAATCCGCAAAAGCAGTGGGATGCTTTTTAAATACAATCAATCCTGAAGATCTGCCTGATATTCAGACCCCGATCCCGGATTTTATTAATTTTGAAAAAAGGATCCTGGATTATCATACGGCTTTGCAAAATGCAGACGAATACCTGGTGAAGAATGCCGCTCCCGAAATAGAAATGATGAATGAGCTGCTTTCCCTTCCCGAAAAATGGATTGAAATGGAAAAACAAGGGATTCTGCCTAAAAGAATTATCCATGGAGATCCTAATGTAAGAAATATTCTTTTCGACGCTACTTCAAAACCTATGGCCGTTATTGATCTGGATACGGTAACGATTTCTACGATCCTGTATGACTTTGGCGATATGGCAAGGTCTTACACCAATACGCTGGATGAAGATAACGGCTATGCAGATGATAATTTTAATCCACATATCTACAGAACGATAAAAGATGGATTTCTGTTGTATTTAAGGCAAAAACTGACTTATGAAGAACTGGAAAATCTTGATTATGCCGCTCAGACTGTCATCTATATTCAGGCAGTGCGTTTCCTGACTGATTATCTCAACGGAAGTACATATTATGCAACCAAACACCCGGAACATAATCTGGACAGGACGAGAAACCAGCTGGAACTGTTAAAGAGTCTGAGAACGTATCTGAGGATCACGGAATAA
- a CDS encoding S9 family peptidase, whose product MKLKYSLLALAAPLLMNAQQLMTPEILWTLKKVGVQAVSPDQSSLIYKVGQVDLKTEKTKNESYFLNVINNQSSKIDFGKKALIQWDKNGIYAQEGDKIYLSKDNGKTWSEFYTIGEADNIVISPDGKKIAFSKQVLVEKLMGKDKYSDTPKTTAQVYTDLNHRHWDYFNEGKYNHVFVVNTTDKAESAKDLLEGKTWDSPQRPFGGAEDFIWSPDSSQLLYVTKPKSGKEYSTSTNTDIFAYDLASGTTKNLTETNKGYDVNPKFSPDGKSLLWQSMARDGYEADKNDVKIMDWKSGKTTNLTAGWDESVSGDVFWGGDSKAIYFTAAFRGTKQLFSIDPKSAKVQQITKGDFDVNEIFTDNKTSLLVGRTDINHATELFSVNLKNGEMKQVTEANKDTYAKLAQGKSELKMVKTSDGKEMGVWFHYPPNFDPNKKYPTLVYCQGGPQSALTQYFSTRWNFSLMAANGYIIVAPNRRGMPGWGTQWNEEISKDWGGQPMRDYLAATDFAKTLPYVDGERVAAVGASYGGYSVFMLAGIHENRFKTFIAHDGLFDMKSWYLTTEELWFANWDLGSPWEKPLPKAYTEFNPSNFVEKWNKPIMIVQGGIDFRVPYEQGQEAFQAAKLKGLKSKLVYFPNENHWVLHPQNGLVWQREFFDWLKETL is encoded by the coding sequence ATGAAACTTAAGTACAGCCTGCTGGCTCTGGCAGCTCCGCTTTTAATGAATGCACAACAACTCATGACGCCTGAAATTCTCTGGACTTTAAAAAAAGTAGGAGTACAGGCTGTTTCACCGGATCAGTCTTCCCTGATTTACAAAGTAGGACAGGTAGACCTGAAAACAGAAAAGACAAAAAACGAGAGCTACTTTCTCAATGTGATCAATAACCAGTCTTCCAAAATAGATTTCGGTAAAAAAGCCCTTATCCAATGGGATAAAAACGGAATTTATGCCCAGGAAGGAGATAAAATCTATCTTTCGAAAGATAACGGAAAAACGTGGTCTGAATTTTATACCATCGGAGAAGCTGATAACATCGTGATCTCTCCGGACGGTAAAAAAATTGCTTTCAGCAAACAGGTTCTGGTAGAAAAGCTGATGGGGAAAGACAAATACAGCGATACCCCTAAAACAACAGCTCAGGTATACACAGACCTGAACCACAGACACTGGGATTATTTCAATGAAGGGAAATATAATCATGTATTTGTAGTCAATACCACAGACAAAGCAGAATCTGCAAAAGACCTTCTGGAGGGTAAAACATGGGATTCTCCCCAGCGACCTTTCGGTGGTGCGGAAGATTTCATATGGAGTCCGGATTCTTCACAGCTGTTATACGTAACAAAACCTAAAAGCGGAAAAGAATATTCCACAAGCACCAATACCGATATTTTTGCCTATGATCTGGCCTCAGGAACCACCAAAAATCTGACAGAAACCAATAAAGGCTATGACGTCAATCCAAAATTCAGTCCGGACGGGAAATCACTGCTTTGGCAAAGTATGGCCAGAGATGGTTATGAAGCCGATAAAAATGATGTAAAGATCATGGACTGGAAATCAGGAAAGACCACTAACCTTACAGCCGGTTGGGACGAAAGTGTTTCCGGAGATGTATTCTGGGGTGGTGATTCCAAAGCCATTTATTTTACGGCAGCCTTCAGAGGGACAAAACAGCTTTTCTCTATAGATCCTAAATCTGCGAAAGTACAGCAGATTACAAAAGGTGATTTTGATGTTAATGAAATCTTTACAGACAATAAAACCTCACTTTTAGTAGGAAGAACAGACATCAACCATGCTACGGAATTATTCTCTGTCAATTTGAAGAACGGAGAAATGAAGCAGGTTACAGAAGCGAACAAAGATACCTACGCTAAACTGGCACAGGGGAAATCTGAGCTGAAGATGGTAAAAACATCAGACGGCAAAGAAATGGGCGTATGGTTCCACTATCCACCTAACTTTGATCCAAACAAAAAATACCCGACACTGGTGTACTGCCAGGGAGGTCCACAGTCTGCGCTGACCCAGTATTTCAGCACAAGATGGAACTTCTCTTTAATGGCAGCCAATGGATATATCATCGTAGCGCCAAACAGAAGAGGAATGCCAGGATGGGGAACCCAATGGAACGAAGAAATTTCCAAAGACTGGGGCGGACAGCCGATGAGAGATTATCTGGCAGCAACAGACTTCGCAAAAACACTGCCTTACGTAGATGGGGAAAGAGTAGCTGCGGTGGGAGCCAGTTACGGAGGATACAGCGTATTTATGCTGGCAGGAATTCACGAAAACAGATTCAAAACATTCATCGCGCATGACGGATTATTCGATATGAAATCATGGTATCTTACTACAGAAGAGCTTTGGTTTGCGAATTGGGACCTTGGTTCTCCTTGGGAAAAACCGCTTCCAAAAGCCTATACAGAATTCAATCCAAGTAACTTTGTAGAAAAATGGAACAAACCGATTATGATCGTTCAGGGCGGAATCGATTTCCGTGTGCCATACGAACAAGGTCAGGAAGCTTTCCAGGCTGCAAAATTAAAAGGTTTGAAATCTAAATTAGTTTATTTCCCGAATGAAAACCACTGGGTACTTCATCCGCAAAACGGATTGGTATGGCAGAGAGAATTCTTCGACTGGCTGAAGGAAACCTTGTAA